A portion of the Burkholderia sp. GAS332 genome contains these proteins:
- a CDS encoding Nicotinamidase-related amidase — MALTTLDTKTALVVIDLQQGIVALPTAHPTGEIVKRSAGLADAFRRHGLPVVLVNVAGGAPGRAEQSRPAGDFPAGFADLVPELNQQPSDHLVTKRTWGAFTNTDLEAYLRKQGVTQVVLVGVATSIGVESTARFAHELGFNVTFAVDAMTDMNPDAHANSIARIFPRLGETGTTQDVLDLLEQARV; from the coding sequence ATGGCTCTCACTACGCTCGACACAAAGACCGCATTGGTCGTCATCGATTTGCAGCAAGGTATCGTCGCGCTGCCCACCGCCCACCCCACCGGCGAAATCGTCAAGCGCTCCGCCGGTTTGGCCGATGCATTTCGCCGTCACGGTCTGCCCGTGGTGCTCGTCAATGTGGCGGGCGGCGCACCCGGCCGCGCGGAACAGTCGCGCCCTGCGGGTGACTTCCCCGCCGGCTTTGCGGACCTCGTTCCCGAACTGAATCAGCAGCCGTCGGATCATCTGGTGACCAAGCGCACCTGGGGCGCGTTCACCAACACGGATCTCGAAGCATATCTGCGCAAGCAAGGCGTTACGCAAGTGGTGCTGGTCGGCGTGGCCACCAGCATCGGCGTCGAGTCCACCGCGCGTTTCGCACACGAACTCGGCTTCAACGTCACCTTCGCGGTCGACGCGATGACGGACATGAACCCCGACGCACACGCCAACAGCATCGCGCGAATCTTCCCGCGTCTCGGCGAAACAGGCACGACGCAGGACGTCCTCGATCTGCTCGAACAGGCGCGCGTATGA
- a CDS encoding 2-haloalkanoic acid dehalogenase, type II: protein MTSVSTPTAYPKAVLFDLLTALLDSWTSWNHAAGSEAAGRAWRAAYLRLTYGCGRYIAYEQLVREAATEVGLPESAALALEANWLKLAPWSGAVDALQALSPHCKLAVVTNCSIRLGTQAAALLPIRWDAIVTAEEAGMYKPDPLPYRLALGKLGVSAHEAAFVAGSSYDMFGTATVGLRTYWHNRVGLPLVAGAQPPEIEAPTLDSLIPWLSHFDQAESHSIPR, encoded by the coding sequence ATGACTTCTGTTTCGACCCCAACCGCCTACCCCAAGGCGGTCCTCTTCGACCTTCTGACCGCCCTGCTCGACTCGTGGACGTCATGGAATCACGCCGCGGGCTCCGAAGCGGCGGGCCGTGCGTGGCGTGCCGCTTATTTGCGCCTGACCTATGGCTGCGGTCGATACATTGCGTATGAACAATTGGTGCGCGAGGCAGCCACCGAAGTTGGGCTGCCGGAATCCGCCGCGCTCGCGCTCGAAGCGAACTGGCTGAAGCTCGCGCCCTGGAGCGGCGCCGTCGATGCATTGCAGGCGCTCAGTCCACATTGCAAACTGGCGGTTGTCACTAACTGCTCCATTCGCCTCGGTACGCAGGCCGCCGCGCTGCTCCCGATCCGCTGGGACGCCATCGTCACCGCTGAAGAAGCCGGGATGTACAAGCCGGACCCGTTGCCTTACCGGCTCGCGCTCGGCAAACTCGGCGTCAGCGCGCATGAGGCCGCGTTCGTGGCCGGGTCCAGCTATGACATGTTCGGCACGGCTACGGTCGGCTTAAGGACATACTGGCACAACCGCGTCGGTCTGCCGCTGGTGGCAGGCGCACAGCCGCCCGAAATCGAGGCGCCGACGCTCGACTCGCTGATCCCATGGCTCAGCCATTTCGATCAGGCCGAAAGCCACTCTATTCCCCGGTGA
- a CDS encoding Amino acid transporter, with protein sequence MSVVAEPSPSTELRKGALGLGFIIFFVISAAGPLVAIAGGFPIGIMLGNGAGTPALLVATVVILLMFSAGYTAMSRHVTNAGGFYAFTARGLGGTAGGAAALIALLGYNTMQIGLYGMFGAVASDFLHAHFNLTTPWWICSLAAMASIGVFGYRQIDLSAKVLSLLVFGEYIVVLILDLAILKSGGDSGINAVSFTPHAVMSGTPAIGFLFCFASFIGFEATTIYSEEAKDPQRTVPLATYISVLLIGVFYAFSAWCMVIGAGSDKIVKTLTALSDPTTFLYTLSDHYANKTLTAAMSVLFITSVYAGLLAFHNSAARYFFATGREGLLPQALGRTHRVHCSPHVGSLLQTAVAAIVVLVFIVAHADPVLTLFSWLTNVATLCIIALMALSSAAVFVFFRHIDKGDAGRMRVGVLPVLSGLALAVVLVLAIVNFPLLTGAGVGVSYALTALLPIFAVAGVLAAKKLKLRDRDAFERLGRSRL encoded by the coding sequence ATGAGCGTCGTCGCTGAACCGTCACCGTCCACCGAGTTGCGCAAGGGGGCGCTGGGACTGGGCTTCATCATCTTCTTCGTGATCTCGGCGGCCGGGCCGCTGGTCGCGATCGCTGGCGGTTTTCCCATCGGCATCATGCTCGGCAACGGTGCCGGCACACCGGCCTTGCTGGTTGCCACGGTGGTGATCCTGTTGATGTTTTCCGCCGGTTATACGGCCATGTCGCGGCACGTGACCAACGCCGGCGGCTTCTATGCGTTCACGGCTCGCGGTCTCGGCGGCACCGCGGGCGGCGCGGCGGCCTTGATCGCACTGCTCGGCTACAACACGATGCAGATCGGTTTGTACGGCATGTTCGGCGCGGTGGCCTCGGATTTCCTGCACGCGCACTTCAACCTCACTACGCCGTGGTGGATCTGCTCGCTCGCGGCGATGGCCAGCATCGGTGTGTTCGGCTACCGGCAGATCGATCTGTCCGCGAAGGTGCTTTCGCTGCTGGTATTCGGCGAATACATCGTCGTATTGATCCTCGATCTGGCCATTCTAAAAAGCGGTGGCGACAGCGGGATCAATGCCGTCTCGTTCACGCCGCATGCCGTCATGAGCGGCACGCCCGCGATCGGCTTTCTGTTCTGCTTTGCCAGCTTCATTGGTTTCGAAGCAACCACGATCTATAGCGAAGAGGCGAAAGACCCGCAACGCACGGTGCCGTTGGCAACCTATATTTCAGTGCTGCTGATCGGCGTGTTCTATGCGTTCTCCGCGTGGTGCATGGTGATTGGCGCGGGCAGCGACAAGATCGTCAAGACGCTCACCGCATTGAGCGATCCGACGACGTTCCTCTACACGCTCTCCGATCACTACGCCAACAAGACGCTGACCGCGGCGATGAGCGTGCTGTTCATCACGAGCGTGTATGCGGGCTTGCTGGCTTTTCACAACTCGGCGGCGCGCTATTTCTTTGCGACCGGCCGTGAGGGTTTGCTGCCGCAAGCGCTCGGCCGCACACATCGTGTGCATTGCAGCCCGCACGTGGGCTCGCTTTTGCAAACGGCGGTGGCCGCCATCGTGGTGCTGGTGTTCATCGTGGCACATGCCGATCCGGTTTTGACGCTGTTCTCGTGGCTCACGAATGTGGCGACGCTTTGCATCATCGCGTTGATGGCGCTTTCCTCGGCAGCGGTGTTTGTGTTCTTCAGGCACATCGATAAGGGCGACGCGGGGCGGATGCGCGTGGGCGTGTTGCCGGTACTGTCCGGTCTTGCTCTCGCGGTTGTGCTGGTACTCGCCATCGTGAATTTTCCGCTGCTGACCGGCGCGGGCGTGGGCGTGTCGTACGCGTTGACCGCATTGCTGCCGATCTTCGCAGTGGCCGGTGTGCTCGCGGCGAAGAAGCTCAAGCTACGCGACCGTGATGCGTTTGAACGGCTGGGGCGGTCGCGGTTGTAA
- a CDS encoding D-serine deaminase, pyridoxal phosphate-dependent: protein MKLDRIDTPAALIDIPRMQKNIARMQGHMNALGVAFRPHVKTTKCIDVVRAQIAAGARGITVSTLKEAEAFFAAGVSDILYAVSIAPSKLPRALALRRQGCDLKLVVDNPTAAAAIAAFADQHGETFDVWIEVDTDGHRSGITPEQDTLLEVGRILHENGITVGGVMTHAGSSYELHTPAALAALAEQERAGCVRAAERLRDAGIPCPAVSVGSTPTALAAGQLDGVTEVRAGVYVFFDLVMHNVGVCALEDIALSVLATVIGHQADKRWAILDAGWMAMSRDRGTSKQPHDFGYGQPCLLNGTPLAGFVVSGANQEHGILSSSEEGAHVDDIAQRFPIGMKLRILPNHACATGAQFPEYHAVSADGSSVEWRRFQGW from the coding sequence ATGAAACTCGACCGCATCGACACCCCTGCCGCGCTGATCGACATCCCCCGGATGCAGAAGAACATCGCGCGGATGCAGGGGCACATGAACGCACTGGGCGTGGCATTCCGTCCGCACGTGAAGACCACCAAATGCATCGACGTGGTCCGTGCGCAGATCGCCGCCGGTGCACGCGGTATCACGGTCTCGACCCTCAAAGAGGCGGAGGCTTTCTTTGCGGCCGGCGTCAGCGATATTCTTTACGCGGTCAGCATCGCGCCTTCAAAGCTGCCGCGGGCGCTGGCTCTGCGGCGGCAAGGTTGCGATCTGAAGCTGGTAGTGGACAATCCGACCGCCGCCGCAGCCATCGCCGCATTTGCTGACCAGCACGGCGAAACCTTCGACGTGTGGATCGAGGTGGATACCGATGGCCACCGCTCCGGTATTACGCCGGAACAGGACACGCTGCTCGAAGTCGGCCGGATTCTGCATGAGAACGGCATCACGGTGGGTGGCGTGATGACCCATGCGGGCTCCAGCTACGAGCTTCATACGCCGGCGGCGCTCGCCGCGCTTGCCGAGCAGGAGCGCGCGGGCTGCGTACGCGCGGCAGAGCGGCTGCGCGACGCAGGCATTCCGTGCCCGGCCGTCAGTGTCGGTTCGACGCCCACGGCTCTCGCCGCCGGGCAACTCGATGGTGTGACCGAAGTGCGAGCGGGCGTGTACGTTTTCTTCGACCTGGTCATGCACAACGTCGGCGTGTGCGCGCTTGAAGATATCGCGCTCAGCGTGCTCGCCACCGTAATCGGCCATCAGGCGGATAAACGCTGGGCGATTCTCGACGCAGGCTGGATGGCAATGAGCCGCGATCGCGGCACCTCGAAGCAGCCGCACGATTTCGGCTACGGCCAACCCTGTTTGCTGAACGGAACGCCGCTGGCGGGTTTCGTCGTGAGCGGCGCCAATCAGGAGCACGGGATTCTGTCGTCATCGGAGGAAGGCGCGCATGTCGACGACATCGCGCAGCGCTTTCCGATCGGTATGAAGCTGCGCATCCTGCCGAATCATGCCTGCGCGACCGGCGCGCAGTTTCCTGAGTATCACGCGGTTTCGGCGGATGGCAGCAGTGTCGAGTGGAGACGTTTTCAAGGTTGGTGA
- a CDS encoding transcriptional regulator, LysR family, translated as MNDSADIRFLLTIRESGSLIAAARKLGLSPSAVTQRLQQLEKKLGAQLVNRTARRLQFTEEGTLLCERGAELVQQFDSLFEDLQTRRGGLIGTLKINAPLGFGRRHLAPAIADFQQQNPAIDVALTLSDQPLTETIDRFDIVVHIGELPVSNLVGYAIAPNARFVCAAPALVKRLGQPESPEDLSRLPCIVLRENNEDVSLWQFSKGRTRRSVRVSPHLSCNDGDVIRQWACEGRGVILRSEWDVADDLAKGKLVRLLQGWKAPDANVIALTHQRAGLPARTRHFMQYLQGRFRPAPPWRR; from the coding sequence ATGAACGACTCGGCCGACATCCGGTTTCTGCTGACCATCCGCGAGAGTGGCAGCCTGATCGCCGCGGCGCGAAAACTGGGACTGTCGCCCTCCGCGGTGACCCAGCGCCTGCAGCAGCTGGAAAAGAAGCTCGGCGCGCAACTGGTCAACCGCACCGCGCGCCGTTTGCAGTTCACGGAAGAAGGCACGCTCCTGTGCGAACGCGGCGCCGAACTGGTCCAGCAGTTCGACTCGCTGTTCGAAGACTTGCAGACGCGCCGGGGCGGTCTGATCGGCACGCTGAAAATCAATGCGCCGTTGGGATTCGGCCGGCGCCACCTCGCACCCGCCATCGCCGACTTCCAGCAGCAGAACCCGGCTATTGACGTGGCGCTCACGCTGTCCGACCAGCCGTTGACCGAGACAATCGACCGCTTCGACATTGTCGTGCATATCGGCGAGTTGCCGGTATCGAATCTGGTCGGTTATGCGATCGCACCGAATGCGCGCTTCGTATGCGCCGCGCCGGCGCTCGTCAAGCGGCTTGGCCAGCCGGAGTCGCCGGAAGATTTGAGCAGGCTGCCGTGCATCGTGCTGCGCGAGAACAACGAGGATGTCTCGCTGTGGCAGTTCAGCAAAGGCCGCACGCGTCGCAGCGTGCGCGTTTCCCCGCATTTGAGCTGCAACGACGGCGACGTGATCCGCCAATGGGCTTGCGAAGGCCGCGGGGTGATCCTGCGCTCCGAATGGGACGTGGCCGACGACCTCGCGAAGGGAAAGCTCGTCCGGCTGCTGCAAGGCTGGAAAGCGCCGGACGCTAACGTGATCGCGCTGACGCATCAGCGGGCGGGATTGCCGGCGCGCACGCGGCATTTCATGCAGTATTTGCAGGGCAGATTCAGGCCAGCGCCGCCGTGGCGGAGGTAG
- a CDS encoding transcriptional regulator, MarR family encodes MSSNDTQPTRPPSDPDALHATAEDLRVLIGKLRRRLREEAHVGDFTPSQVQVLGLLEREGPATVTTLARLQGMRPQSMGETLSVLKAAGLVSGTPDPNDGRQTVLSLTPAFRKKIKASRAAREDWLFRTIQTRFSAAEQKQLAIGVDLLKRLIDS; translated from the coding sequence ATGTCCAGCAACGACACTCAGCCCACACGGCCCCCCTCCGACCCCGACGCCCTGCACGCAACGGCGGAAGACTTGCGCGTATTGATCGGCAAGTTGCGCCGGCGCTTGCGCGAAGAAGCGCATGTGGGCGATTTCACACCGTCGCAGGTGCAGGTTCTCGGTCTGCTGGAACGCGAAGGTCCGGCAACGGTCACGACGCTCGCACGCCTCCAGGGTATGCGCCCGCAATCCATGGGCGAGACGCTTTCGGTTCTGAAAGCTGCCGGACTCGTGAGCGGCACACCAGACCCGAACGACGGGCGGCAAACCGTTCTCTCCCTCACGCCCGCCTTCCGCAAAAAGATCAAGGCAAGCCGCGCGGCCCGCGAGGACTGGCTATTCCGTACGATCCAGACCCGCTTCTCCGCTGCCGAACAGAAACAACTCGCGATTGGCGTCGACCTGCTCAAACGCCTCATCGACTCCTAA
- a CDS encoding Adenosylmethionine-8-amino-7-oxononanoate aminotransferase, whose translation MGTNDSAFWHPMQHPAEMQQREPIRIVRGDGCYVFDDRGNKLVDGVAGLWNVNVGHNRREVKDAIVRQLDELEYFQLFDGISHPRAEELSKVLIEMLEPEGMRRVIYSSGGSDAVESALKLARQYWKLKGEADRTKFISLKQGYHGTHFGGASVNGNTAFRRNYEPNLPGCFHVETPWLYRNPFTQDPAELGCICAEMLEREIIFQSPDTIAAFIAEPVQGAGGVIVPPANYWPLIREVCDKYGILLIADEIVTGFGRTGSMFGSRGWGVKPDIMCFAKGISSGYIPLGATAFNERIEQAFMTNANFTGALMHGYTYAGHPVACAAALANLKIVKDENLPANAAQQGAHLLEALRPFTERYAAVGDVRGKGLMVALDLVKSKQTREPIDPASGYANAVAEVARAHGALVRPVGTKIILSPPLVVESAQLDALVGALAAGFDEVKFA comes from the coding sequence ATGGGAACGAACGATTCCGCCTTCTGGCATCCAATGCAGCACCCCGCCGAAATGCAGCAGCGCGAGCCGATCCGTATCGTGCGCGGCGACGGCTGTTATGTGTTCGACGATCGCGGCAACAAGCTCGTCGACGGCGTGGCCGGTCTCTGGAACGTCAACGTCGGCCACAACCGGCGTGAAGTGAAGGACGCGATTGTGCGTCAGCTGGACGAACTCGAATACTTCCAGCTCTTCGACGGTATTTCGCATCCGCGCGCCGAAGAGTTGTCGAAGGTGCTGATCGAGATGCTCGAACCGGAAGGCATGCGCCGCGTGATCTACAGCTCAGGCGGCTCGGACGCGGTCGAATCCGCGTTGAAGCTCGCGCGTCAATACTGGAAGCTGAAAGGCGAAGCGGACCGCACCAAGTTCATTTCGCTGAAGCAGGGCTATCACGGTACGCATTTCGGTGGCGCGTCGGTGAACGGCAACACCGCATTCCGGCGCAACTACGAGCCGAATTTGCCGGGTTGTTTTCATGTCGAAACGCCGTGGCTCTATCGCAATCCGTTTACGCAGGATCCCGCTGAACTCGGCTGTATCTGTGCCGAGATGCTGGAGCGCGAGATCATTTTCCAGAGCCCCGACACGATCGCTGCGTTCATCGCCGAACCGGTGCAAGGCGCGGGCGGCGTGATCGTGCCGCCGGCAAACTACTGGCCGTTGATTCGGGAAGTGTGCGACAAGTACGGCATTCTGCTGATTGCCGACGAAATCGTCACGGGTTTTGGCCGGACCGGCAGCATGTTCGGCAGTCGCGGCTGGGGTGTGAAGCCCGACATCATGTGCTTTGCGAAGGGCATTTCTTCCGGCTACATTCCGCTCGGCGCGACCGCGTTCAACGAGCGTATCGAGCAGGCCTTCATGACCAACGCGAATTTCACCGGCGCATTGATGCACGGTTACACCTATGCGGGGCATCCGGTTGCGTGCGCCGCGGCGCTGGCCAACCTGAAGATCGTCAAGGACGAGAACCTGCCGGCCAACGCCGCGCAGCAGGGTGCCCATCTGCTCGAAGCGTTGCGGCCGTTCACCGAGCGCTACGCGGCGGTGGGGGACGTGCGCGGCAAGGGTCTGATGGTCGCGCTCGATCTGGTGAAGTCGAAGCAGACCCGCGAGCCGATCGACCCGGCCTCGGGCTACGCGAATGCGGTGGCCGAAGTGGCGCGTGCACACGGTGCGCTGGTGCGGCCGGTCGGCACGAAAATCATCCTGTCGCCGCCGCTGGTGGTCGAATCGGCGCAGCTCGACGCGCTGGTCGGCGCATTGGCTGCGGGCTTCGATGAAGTGAAATTTGCATAG
- a CDS encoding transcriptional regulator, AraC family, with amino-acid sequence MDFRISTLADVHDHSLAVSGWEQVYRQMTPGRFQSTLVQASSNDFHFFRETTNRRVAQHGVSPAGLASIAVPLYAPLVGTFQGRRVDGYALLLLGAGEEFRFYTPESMHYAGISVSAGMMDELLSVTVGEHAGRQVKGGVLALSDEQGVILRERLAPYLDSAERNAAAFAHPAATKVFRDEMISVLLGLIESASQTPLRDLTHTTYSDIVRRCERILQDNAEQPVTVLDLCLALRCSRRTLQTSFQRVANVTPVEYLRSIRLNAVHRLLRTTSAEELLIGDAASRWGFTHLSYFAREYRDLFGELPSQTPRLS; translated from the coding sequence ATGGACTTCCGGATCAGCACGCTTGCCGACGTGCACGATCATTCGCTGGCAGTGAGCGGCTGGGAGCAGGTTTATCGTCAGATGACGCCGGGCCGCTTCCAGAGCACGCTCGTGCAGGCAAGTTCGAACGACTTTCATTTCTTTCGCGAAACCACCAATCGCCGTGTGGCGCAGCATGGCGTGTCGCCGGCCGGTCTGGCTTCGATCGCGGTGCCGCTCTATGCGCCGCTTGTCGGCACGTTTCAGGGGCGGCGCGTGGATGGGTACGCGCTGCTGCTGCTCGGTGCCGGCGAGGAGTTTCGCTTCTACACGCCGGAGTCGATGCACTATGCCGGCATCAGCGTGTCCGCCGGGATGATGGACGAGTTGCTGAGCGTGACGGTGGGCGAGCACGCCGGCCGCCAGGTGAAAGGCGGCGTGCTGGCGCTTTCCGATGAGCAAGGCGTGATCCTGCGTGAGCGGCTCGCACCGTATCTCGACTCCGCCGAGCGCAATGCTGCCGCATTTGCGCATCCCGCCGCGACCAAAGTATTCCGCGACGAAATGATCAGCGTGCTACTCGGCCTGATCGAAAGCGCGTCGCAAACGCCGTTGCGAGACCTCACGCACACCACGTATAGCGATATCGTGCGGCGCTGCGAACGCATTCTGCAAGACAACGCCGAACAACCGGTCACTGTGCTCGACCTGTGCCTCGCGCTGCGGTGCAGTCGCCGTACGTTGCAAACCAGCTTTCAACGTGTGGCCAATGTGACGCCTGTCGAATACCTGCGCTCGATCCGGCTCAACGCCGTACATCGGCTGCTACGCACGACGAGCGCGGAAGAACTCCTGATCGGCGATGCCGCCAGCCGCTGGGGCTTCACGCATCTCAGCTATTTCGCTCGCGAATATCGCGACCTGTTCGGCGAATTGCCGTCGCAGACGCCGCGCTTGAGCTAA
- a CDS encoding Predicted arabinose efflux permease, MFS family — protein MSGTFRSLRTFNYRVWASGAIVSNIGTWMQRTAQDWLVLTELTHHNATSVGIVMSLQFGPQMLLLPLTGYAADHFNRRKLLFATQAAMGTLALGLGILTVTGLVQLWQVYVFAGLLGCVTAFDSPARQTFVSDLVGEADLSNAVALNSTSFNAARMIGPAVAGLLIASVGTGWVFLINALSFVAVLFSLRTLRLSELNLKPRATRTRGSFVEGFKYVWTRPDLKAALLMLFLIGTFGLNFPIFISTMSVTAFHAGASQYGVLSSTMAIGSVTGALLAARRAKPRMAILLGAAAIFGVSCTVAALMPNYVLFGLALVIVGAATQTFNTSTNSLVQISTDPVMRGRVIAILLAISLGCTPLGAPVVGWVADRFGPRWALGVGAASGFAAAIVGLMYLVKYRQLRVYVDAGRLRYSIDDPRQAPSYVSPATAVRNAVLSEAEEDSSAGI, from the coding sequence GTGAGTGGCACATTCCGTTCGCTGCGCACGTTCAACTACCGGGTCTGGGCCAGCGGCGCGATCGTTTCCAACATCGGGACATGGATGCAGCGCACGGCGCAGGACTGGCTCGTGCTCACGGAACTCACGCATCACAATGCAACCTCCGTGGGCATTGTGATGTCGCTGCAGTTCGGGCCGCAAATGCTCCTGCTGCCCCTAACCGGCTATGCGGCCGATCACTTCAACCGCCGCAAGCTGCTATTCGCTACCCAGGCGGCAATGGGCACCCTGGCATTGGGCCTCGGAATTCTTACCGTGACCGGCCTCGTGCAGTTATGGCAGGTCTATGTGTTTGCGGGCTTGCTCGGCTGCGTCACCGCGTTCGATTCACCGGCGCGGCAGACCTTTGTCTCCGATCTGGTGGGAGAAGCCGATCTGTCGAACGCGGTCGCGCTGAACTCCACCTCGTTCAACGCGGCGCGCATGATCGGGCCCGCCGTCGCGGGACTGTTGATCGCCTCGGTAGGCACCGGCTGGGTGTTTCTGATCAACGCGCTCTCTTTCGTCGCCGTGCTCTTTTCGCTGCGCACGCTGCGCCTGAGCGAACTGAATCTGAAACCGCGTGCGACACGCACGCGTGGCAGTTTCGTGGAAGGTTTCAAGTATGTGTGGACGCGTCCCGATCTGAAGGCTGCGCTGTTGATGCTGTTTCTGATCGGCACCTTCGGGCTGAACTTTCCGATCTTCATCTCGACCATGTCGGTCACCGCGTTTCATGCGGGCGCGAGTCAATACGGCGTGTTGAGCTCGACGATGGCGATTGGCTCGGTGACCGGCGCGCTGCTCGCCGCACGCCGAGCAAAACCTCGCATGGCGATACTGCTTGGCGCAGCGGCAATTTTCGGCGTGAGCTGCACGGTGGCCGCGCTGATGCCGAACTATGTCCTGTTCGGCCTGGCACTCGTCATAGTCGGCGCGGCGACGCAGACGTTCAACACCTCGACCAACAGCCTCGTGCAGATCTCCACCGATCCGGTCATGCGCGGCCGGGTGATCGCGATCCTGCTAGCCATCTCGCTAGGCTGCACACCGCTCGGCGCGCCGGTGGTGGGCTGGGTCGCGGATCGTTTCGGCCCGCGTTGGGCACTCGGCGTCGGGGCTGCGTCGGGCTTCGCGGCGGCGATCGTGGGCTTGATGTATCTGGTGAAGTATCGTCAGTTGCGCGTGTATGTCGATGCGGGCCGGTTGCGCTACAGCATCGACGATCCACGCCAGGCGCCGTCGTACGTCAGTCCCGCCACGGCAGTACGGAATGCCGTGTTGAGCGAAGCGGAAGAGGATTCATCCGCTGGCATTTAA
- a CDS encoding methylmalonate-semialdehyde dehydrogenase [acylating]: MNAVNEQANLSVQQLGHYIGGAPAASTSGRFKDVFNPATGQVTGSVALASVEDVDAAVKAAKAAFPAWSETAPIKRARILFKFKELLNKHHDELAMLITREHGKVFTDAQGEVVRGIEVVEFACGIPNLLKTDFTDQIGGGIDNWNLRQALGVVAGITPFNFPVMVPMWMFPVALACGNTFVLKPSERDPSASLRIAELLKEAGLPDGVFNVVNGDKVAVDALIEHPDVAALSFVGSTPIAEYIYTEASKRGKRVQALGGAKNHLVVMPDADLDQAVDALIGAAYGSAGERCMAISVAVAVGDVADELIERLVPRVKSLVIKNGENLDAEMGPLVTAEHKAKVAGYIDSGVAEGAKLIVDGRAHPVVNEDGFFIGGTLFDQVGTEMKIYKEEIFGPVLAVVRVPDFASAVELINAHEFGNGVSLFTSDGGVARAFGRQIQVGMVGINVPIPVPMAWHSFGGWKRSLFGDHHAYGEEGVRFYTRYKSIMQRWPDSIAKGAEFTMPVAK, translated from the coding sequence ATGAATGCAGTGAACGAACAAGCGAACCTGTCGGTGCAGCAGTTGGGCCATTACATCGGCGGCGCGCCGGCAGCATCGACCAGCGGCCGCTTCAAGGACGTGTTCAATCCCGCCACCGGCCAGGTGACCGGCTCGGTCGCGCTGGCGTCGGTCGAGGACGTGGACGCGGCGGTCAAGGCCGCGAAGGCCGCTTTTCCCGCCTGGAGCGAAACCGCGCCGATCAAGCGCGCTCGCATTCTGTTCAAGTTCAAGGAACTGCTGAACAAGCATCACGACGAACTTGCCATGCTGATCACGCGTGAACACGGCAAGGTGTTCACGGACGCGCAAGGCGAAGTGGTCCGCGGTATCGAAGTCGTCGAGTTCGCCTGCGGCATTCCGAATCTGCTGAAGACCGATTTCACCGACCAGATCGGCGGCGGCATCGACAACTGGAATCTGCGTCAGGCGTTGGGCGTGGTCGCGGGGATCACGCCGTTCAATTTCCCGGTGATGGTGCCGATGTGGATGTTCCCCGTCGCGCTCGCCTGCGGCAACACGTTCGTGCTGAAGCCGTCGGAGCGTGACCCGTCGGCGTCGCTGCGCATTGCTGAACTGCTGAAGGAAGCCGGTTTGCCGGACGGCGTGTTCAACGTCGTGAACGGCGACAAGGTGGCCGTGGATGCACTGATCGAACACCCGGACGTCGCGGCGCTGTCGTTTGTCGGGTCCACGCCGATCGCGGAATACATCTATACGGAAGCGTCGAAGCGCGGCAAGCGCGTGCAGGCGCTCGGCGGCGCGAAGAATCATCTTGTGGTGATGCCGGACGCCGATCTGGACCAGGCTGTCGACGCCTTGATCGGCGCCGCCTACGGTTCGGCGGGTGAGCGCTGCATGGCGATCTCGGTCGCGGTGGCGGTTGGCGATGTCGCTGATGAACTGATCGAACGCCTGGTGCCGCGCGTGAAGTCGCTGGTGATCAAGAACGGCGAAAACCTCGACGCTGAAATGGGTCCGCTGGTGACAGCCGAACATAAGGCCAAGGTGGCCGGTTATATCGACTCGGGCGTCGCGGAAGGCGCGAAGCTGATCGTCGATGGCCGTGCGCATCCGGTCGTGAATGAAGACGGCTTCTTTATCGGCGGCACGCTGTTCGACCAGGTCGGCACGGAGATGAAGATCTATAAGGAAGAGATCTTCGGCCCGGTACTGGCGGTGGTGCGTGTGCCCGATTTCGCGAGTGCGGTCGAGTTGATCAACGCGCATGAGTTCGGCAACGGCGTGTCGCTCTTCACCTCGGATGGCGGTGTGGCGCGCGCGTTCGGCCGGCAGATTCAAGTGGGCATGGTGGGCATCAATGTGCCGATTCCGGTGCCGATGGCATGGCACTCGTTCGGCGGCTGGAAGCGTTCGCTGTTCGGCGATCACCACGCGTATGGCGAAGAGGGCGTGCGTTTCTACACGCGCTACAAGAGCATCATGCAGCGCTGGCCGGATAGCATCGCGAAGGGCGCTGAGTTCACAATGCCGGTCGCGAAGTAA